The Formosa sp. Hel1_33_131 genome window below encodes:
- the apaG gene encoding Co2+/Mg2+ efflux protein ApaG, producing the protein MIEQITKGIKISIETEFEGTFYKEECIHYAFSYEIMIENQSHEIAQLIARKWTIMEALNENEVVTGEGVVGEKPILLPGDRHNYTSGCVLKSPFGAMKGSYLMVNPSNSKQFKVTIPTFKLSASFAQN; encoded by the coding sequence ATGATAGAACAAATCACCAAAGGCATAAAAATTTCGATTGAAACTGAGTTTGAAGGAACCTTCTACAAAGAGGAATGTATTCATTATGCGTTTAGCTATGAAATCATGATTGAAAATCAGAGTCATGAGATCGCCCAACTGATCGCAAGAAAATGGACTATCATGGAAGCCCTGAATGAAAATGAAGTCGTCACCGGCGAAGGCGTTGTTGGCGAAAAACCCATTCTTCTTCCTGGCGATCGCCATAACTACACTTCTGGATGTGTTTTAAAATCGCCCTTTGGTGCTATGAAAGGCAGCTATTTAATGGTGAACCCTTCCAACTCAAAACAGTTCAAAGTGACCATTCCAACTTTTAAATTAAGTGCCTCATTTGCACAAAATTAA
- the pruA gene encoding L-glutamate gamma-semialdehyde dehydrogenase: protein MGKGFFKAPVAINEPVKSYKPGSPEREEVLATYKAMLKETLEVPMYINGKDVKSGNTQTMSPPHDHQHILGSYHTAEKAHVETAIATALEARKSWSQLPWEQRAGIFLRAAELIAGPYRAKINASTMIGQSKTVFQAEIDAACEFIDFLRFNVQFMIDIYKDQPQSTSDAWNRIEYRPLEGFTYAVSPFNFTSIAGNLPACMALMGNVVVWKPSDSQAYSAKVIMDVFEEAGVPPGVINVVFGDPVMITDTVLASPDFSGLHFTGSTHIFKELWKQIGNNINNYKTYPRIVGETGGKDFIVAHPSANAKQVATGMLRGAFEFQGQKCSAASRSYIPQSLWPEIKAFMIAEMKTFKMGSPDDLSNFITAVIHEGSFDKLAGFIDRAKEDSDATIIAGGNYDKSKGYFIEPTLIETTNPKYATMSTELFGPVMTVYVYEDDAFEATLKLVDETSEYALTGAIFSTDRYAATLATKLLENAAGNFYINDKPSGAVVGQQPFGGARASGTNDKAGSAQNLLRWISPRMIKETFVTPTDYRYPFLGE, encoded by the coding sequence ATGGGAAAAGGATTTTTTAAGGCTCCAGTTGCAATAAACGAACCCGTCAAATCATACAAACCAGGTTCTCCTGAACGTGAAGAAGTACTCGCAACTTATAAAGCAATGCTAAAGGAAACTTTAGAAGTGCCTATGTATATAAACGGGAAAGATGTCAAATCTGGAAATACCCAGACCATGAGTCCTCCACACGATCACCAACACATTTTAGGGTCGTATCATACTGCTGAAAAAGCACATGTAGAAACAGCAATCGCGACCGCTTTGGAAGCGCGAAAGTCTTGGTCGCAATTGCCTTGGGAACAACGTGCAGGGATTTTTCTTCGTGCTGCTGAATTGATTGCAGGGCCTTACCGAGCAAAAATCAACGCGTCCACAATGATTGGGCAGTCGAAAACAGTTTTTCAAGCAGAGATTGATGCCGCTTGTGAATTTATCGATTTTTTAAGATTCAACGTTCAGTTTATGATCGATATTTATAAGGACCAACCACAAAGTACAAGTGACGCATGGAACCGCATCGAGTACCGTCCTTTAGAAGGATTTACGTATGCTGTATCGCCATTTAACTTTACATCCATCGCAGGGAATCTTCCAGCGTGTATGGCTCTGATGGGGAATGTAGTGGTTTGGAAACCGAGTGATAGCCAAGCCTATTCTGCAAAGGTTATTATGGATGTTTTTGAAGAAGCTGGTGTGCCTCCAGGAGTTATTAATGTGGTTTTTGGAGATCCGGTTATGATTACTGATACTGTTTTGGCAAGTCCTGATTTTTCTGGACTTCACTTTACGGGTTCGACTCATATATTTAAAGAACTTTGGAAACAAATTGGGAATAATATTAATAATTATAAAACCTATCCGCGTATTGTTGGGGAAACAGGTGGTAAAGATTTTATCGTTGCCCACCCTTCGGCGAATGCTAAGCAGGTTGCCACTGGAATGCTGCGAGGCGCTTTTGAATTTCAAGGGCAAAAATGCAGTGCTGCTTCTAGATCTTATATTCCACAGAGTTTGTGGCCGGAAATTAAAGCCTTTATGATTGCCGAAATGAAAACCTTTAAAATGGGATCTCCTGATGATTTAAGCAATTTTATTACGGCGGTGATTCACGAAGGTTCATTTGACAAACTTGCAGGTTTTATTGACCGTGCAAAAGAAGATTCTGATGCCACTATAATTGCTGGAGGAAACTACGACAAGAGTAAAGGGTACTTTATTGAACCAACGCTTATTGAAACGACCAACCCTAAGTATGCCACCATGAGTACCGAATTATTTGGTCCTGTAATGACGGTTTATGTGTATGAAGACGACGCTTTTGAAGCGACTTTAAAATTAGTGGATGAAACTAGCGAATATGCCCTCACCGGTGCGATCTTTTCAACTGACCGATACGCAGCTACTTTAGCAACTAAGCTGCTAGAAAATGCCGCAGGAAACTTTTATATAAATGACAAGCCTTCGGGTGCTGTTGTTGGACAACAACCTTTTGGAGGCGCTCGTGCTTCTGGAACCAACGACAAAGCAGGATCTGCTCAGAATTTATTACGTTGGATTTCACCACGAATGATCAAAGAAACATTTGTGACACCAACCGACTATCGTTATCCTTTTTTAGGAGAATAA
- a CDS encoding Omp28-related outer membrane protein, which yields MKKLIFLKFILIGFLVFSCSKSDDKGGDNGGGGGTGVDPVTSITLSTVVTDVNTGSQVVFVVKGNSDEDLSSQSTFKLDGVAATNPILLSSEGTFKVVANYKDLTSNEITVTVVDEAPTSIVLSFDQNYYLNGESATFVVKDNFNNTVTSEAEVTVNGTVTTTNPYPFTVNGTYDFIATFEGLTSNAVSFVIQPSSPYSDTNSFSATGAPTTFTKKALLEDFTGTWCSQCPPAGAAVTNAVNGNSNIFGVGYHASSSSTQEPMEIPETAYWSDYYNVTGFPTLYVNGPDTRWNFPNMAQVNAELAEDATVGLAVQAVIVGGRLDLEVKVGFKSTPSEEIKLMIYLAEDNVTTSTPQEGSSDGANYVHRDVLREVFTGQLGDVIVSSSTTAGGVFTRTITGLDLPTNIDDTNELKVIVYVRNTYTKTFTDYFGATHTDSPHYDIYNVQEVHVGGTQAFD from the coding sequence ATGAAAAAACTTATTTTTTTAAAATTTATCCTCATCGGATTTTTAGTATTTAGTTGTTCTAAAAGCGATGATAAGGGCGGCGACAATGGCGGCGGCGGCGGAACTGGTGTCGATCCAGTAACTTCCATCACTTTATCAACGGTTGTTACCGATGTCAACACGGGCTCTCAGGTCGTATTTGTCGTTAAAGGCAATTCAGATGAAGATTTGTCCAGTCAATCCACTTTTAAACTAGACGGCGTTGCTGCTACGAATCCTATCTTACTTAGTTCAGAAGGAACGTTCAAAGTGGTAGCTAATTATAAAGACTTAACTTCTAATGAAATAACAGTTACAGTGGTGGATGAAGCTCCGACGAGTATTGTTCTAAGTTTTGATCAGAACTATTATCTTAACGGAGAATCAGCAACTTTTGTGGTCAAAGACAACTTTAATAATACAGTTACATCAGAGGCAGAAGTGACAGTAAATGGAACGGTTACGACCACCAATCCGTACCCATTTACGGTAAACGGTACATACGATTTTATAGCAACTTTTGAAGGGTTAACGTCTAATGCGGTAAGTTTTGTTATTCAACCTTCATCTCCTTATAGTGATACGAATTCTTTTTCTGCTACCGGAGCTCCTACTACATTTACTAAAAAAGCACTTTTAGAAGATTTTACAGGAACATGGTGTTCACAATGTCCACCTGCGGGTGCGGCAGTCACAAACGCTGTAAATGGAAATTCAAATATATTCGGAGTTGGCTATCACGCAAGTAGTTCAAGTACTCAAGAACCCATGGAAATTCCAGAAACAGCTTACTGGTCAGACTACTATAATGTCACTGGATTTCCAACGCTTTATGTTAATGGGCCGGATACGAGATGGAATTTCCCAAATATGGCACAAGTCAATGCAGAATTGGCGGAGGATGCAACTGTTGGTTTGGCAGTGCAGGCAGTTATTGTAGGAGGTAGATTAGATTTAGAGGTCAAAGTTGGGTTCAAATCGACTCCCTCTGAAGAAATTAAATTAATGATCTATTTAGCGGAAGACAACGTCACAACTTCTACTCCGCAAGAGGGTTCTTCTGATGGAGCTAACTATGTGCACAGAGATGTTTTACGAGAAGTTTTTACGGGTCAATTAGGAGACGTTATTGTGAGTTCTAGCACAACAGCAGGCGGCGTTTTTACACGAACCATTACAGGACTTGATTTGCCAACTAATATAGATGATACCAATGAACTCAAGGTTATTGTGTATGTAAGAAACACCTACACTAAAACCTTTACTGATTACTTTGGGGCAACCCATACAGATTCTCCACACTACGATATTTACAACGTGCAAGAAGTACATGTAGGAGGAACTCAAGCTTTTGATTAA
- a CDS encoding TlpA family protein disulfide reductase yields the protein MKKIIYILVFSLNFALFAQEQLPNTTLKTLSGSNTTLTEIAEDNDLIVVSLWATWCVPCKNELDAVADVYDDWVSETGVKYYAVSIDDSRTAKRVKPMINGKGWEFEILLDENSDLKRAFGVSTVPYTIIVKSGEIVYKHTGYTPGYEDELYDQIVAFKN from the coding sequence ATGAAAAAAATTATATATATTTTAGTATTTAGTTTAAACTTCGCTCTTTTCGCACAAGAACAATTACCCAACACAACTCTTAAAACACTTTCAGGCTCCAACACAACCCTCACTGAAATTGCAGAAGACAATGACCTTATCGTTGTTTCTCTATGGGCCACATGGTGTGTTCCCTGTAAAAACGAATTAGATGCCGTTGCAGATGTTTATGATGATTGGGTTTCAGAAACAGGCGTAAAATACTACGCAGTTTCTATTGACGATTCCAGAACTGCCAAACGGGTAAAACCAATGATTAATGGTAAAGGTTGGGAGTTTGAAATTTTACTTGATGAAAACAGTGATTTAAAACGTGCCTTTGGAGTCAGTACAGTTCCTTACACAATTATCGTTAAGTCAGGTGAAATTGTTTACAAACACACTGGTTATACCCCAGGCTATGAAGATGAACTTTACGATCAAATCGTAGCTTTTAAAAATTAA
- a CDS encoding DUF6029 family protein encodes MNKHIYTILVFFISVAIHSQETEEKSRFDEISERLNVSIESNGQWYLNDEKFEDFDEEERLRANSYLRIDYQISDRFSSGFQLESYVPEPLLNYSKIFDKEIGLGTFYLNYSTKKLDITLGHYYVQFGSGLILRTWEDRALGVNNALRGGKIVYDPTNSLRLTALYGKQRKGFDVSDSEVFGFETQFDIADAFQLENLNSLKLGLSYVGKQERYNKESLIGGSQPTIEIPELVNAFGAYLDLEYKNLYSNFEYIYKSKDARLNNVIPNIVSFSEEALFDGNAITWNAGYSQKGFGIGYTFRRLENMRFFSERSALNLNNNPTTQLSMNYLPALTKQHDYTLANIYIYQAQPGLVIENYGTPLIKSGEIGHSVDVFYKIKKGTLLGGKYGTKLNVNWSYWANLTTSYSDPSGTLYFTGDDLTYETELLNFDDKLYSEINAEIRKKWSPKLKSIFTYINLNYNKGFLESKGADDFVNAWIGIAESTYKFQGGKSVRLELQHLSTNDDARNWAGGTIEYFFNSKFGIYLNDSYNYEESKITENTEIHFFNFGGSFTKGSTRVGINYGRQRGGLLCVGGVCRPVSKNTGVTLNFVTTF; translated from the coding sequence ATGAATAAACATATATACACAATCCTTGTTTTTTTTATTTCAGTAGCGATCCACTCACAGGAAACGGAAGAAAAAAGTAGGTTTGATGAAATTAGTGAACGTCTCAATGTTAGCATAGAGTCTAATGGGCAATGGTATTTGAATGATGAAAAGTTTGAAGATTTTGATGAAGAGGAAAGATTAAGGGCTAATAGTTATTTAAGAATCGATTATCAAATTTCAGATCGTTTTTCTAGTGGATTTCAATTAGAAAGTTATGTTCCAGAACCTTTACTGAATTACAGTAAAATATTTGATAAAGAGATAGGCTTAGGAACCTTCTATCTAAATTACAGTACGAAAAAATTGGACATTACGCTTGGACATTATTATGTCCAGTTTGGAAGTGGACTTATTTTACGTACTTGGGAAGACCGCGCTCTGGGAGTCAATAATGCACTGAGAGGTGGGAAGATTGTTTATGACCCAACGAATTCCTTACGATTAACAGCACTTTATGGCAAACAACGAAAAGGATTTGACGTCTCGGACTCTGAAGTTTTTGGATTTGAGACTCAATTTGACATTGCGGATGCTTTTCAGCTAGAAAACCTTAACAGCCTCAAACTAGGACTAAGTTATGTAGGAAAACAAGAACGCTATAATAAAGAGAGTCTTATTGGAGGTTCTCAACCCACAATTGAGATACCCGAACTTGTGAATGCATTTGGAGCGTATCTAGATTTAGAATACAAAAATTTATACTCCAACTTTGAATATATATATAAAAGTAAAGATGCGCGTCTTAATAACGTGATTCCAAATATAGTATCATTTTCAGAAGAAGCCTTATTTGATGGGAATGCAATTACATGGAATGCTGGCTATTCTCAAAAAGGTTTTGGAATTGGTTATACCTTTAGACGACTTGAAAATATGCGCTTCTTTTCCGAGAGAAGTGCTCTAAATCTTAACAACAATCCAACAACTCAGCTGAGTATGAACTACTTACCTGCATTGACCAAACAACATGATTATACACTTGCAAACATCTATATATATCAAGCCCAACCAGGGTTAGTTATTGAAAATTATGGCACTCCATTAATCAAATCTGGGGAAATTGGACATTCCGTAGATGTGTTTTATAAAATAAAAAAAGGAACTCTTTTAGGAGGTAAATACGGTACAAAACTGAATGTAAATTGGTCTTATTGGGCAAATCTCACAACGAGTTATTCCGATCCTTCTGGAACACTTTATTTTACTGGAGATGATTTAACTTATGAAACAGAACTATTGAATTTTGATGACAAGCTGTATTCAGAAATCAATGCAGAAATACGCAAGAAATGGTCTCCAAAATTAAAATCCATTTTCACCTATATAAACCTCAATTACAACAAAGGGTTTTTAGAATCTAAAGGAGCTGATGATTTTGTAAATGCTTGGATTGGAATTGCAGAAAGCACCTATAAATTTCAAGGAGGTAAATCCGTTCGATTGGAGTTACAACACCTTTCTACAAACGATGATGCCCGAAACTGGGCAGGAGGCACAATAGAGTATTTTTTTAATTCAAAGTTTGGAATCTATTTAAATGATTCTTATAACTATGAGGAGAGTAAGATTACCGAAAACACTGAAATTCATTTCTTTAATTTTGGAGGAAGTTTCACGAAAGGCTCCACCCGTGTGGGGATCAACTACGGACGGCAACGAGGGGGATTACTTTGCGTAGGTGGTGTCTGTAGACCGGTTAGTAAAAACACAGGGGTAACTCTTAATTTTGTGACTACTTTTTAA
- the rsmG gene encoding 16S rRNA (guanine(527)-N(7))-methyltransferase RsmG, whose translation MLLIQKYFPNLSDIQLKQFEALQGLYEDWNSQINVISRKDIEALYLRHVLHSLSIAKLIQFKAGTKILDIGTGGGFPGVPLAILFPDVKFHLVDSINKKLKVVNGVAESLGLENIYTTHARAESIQGQYDFIISRAVTTMPDFVGWIKNRVAKKSVHPIKNGILYLKGGDLTEELKLYAKATLYDLNAYFEEDFFETKKIVHLPLKYKG comes from the coding sequence ATGCTTTTAATTCAGAAATATTTCCCCAATCTCTCCGATATTCAACTCAAGCAGTTTGAAGCATTGCAAGGGCTTTATGAAGATTGGAATTCACAAATTAATGTTATCTCAAGGAAAGATATTGAAGCCTTGTATCTGCGTCATGTCCTTCATTCTCTATCGATTGCTAAGTTAATCCAGTTCAAAGCGGGCACTAAAATTTTAGACATTGGTACCGGTGGTGGATTTCCTGGAGTACCATTGGCAATCTTGTTCCCAGATGTTAAATTTCATTTGGTGGACAGTATCAATAAAAAGTTAAAGGTGGTAAATGGCGTTGCAGAAAGTTTAGGTCTTGAAAATATCTACACCACTCATGCCCGTGCCGAATCGATTCAAGGGCAGTATGATTTTATCATTAGCCGTGCCGTCACCACCATGCCTGATTTTGTAGGCTGGATCAAAAATAGAGTTGCCAAAAAAAGTGTACACCCTATTAAGAATGGTATTCTGTATCTTAAAGGTGGCGATTTAACCGAAGAGCTTAAGCTCTATGCCAAAGCCACACTCTACGATTTAAATGCTTATTTTGAAGAAGATTTTTTTGAAACTAAAAAAATAGTGCATCTCCCACTTAAGTATAAAGGTTAA
- a CDS encoding fatty acid desaturase family protein, with product MTKSTITFSRTDSAKFFKTLNSRVNNYFKENKINRSGNWKLWIKTIVMFSIFLVPYFLILTIDMPGWLQILFTVVMGVGMAGVGMNVMHDGNHGSFSNKSWINNIMGGSIYILAGNVYNWKVQHNVLHHTYTNIPGHDEDLDAGRVLRFTKSTEWKRHHKFQHIYSVLLYGLLTINWAITTDFLQMKRYMKRKLSYGKFPNPFLNWSTLVVSKVIYLSLWIVLPMLILDMAWYKVLLGFFVMHYTAGLILSMVFQLAHIMDEAEMPMPETNGTMKNTWAIHQLKTTVNFSPKNKLVNWFTGGLNHQVEHHIFPNISHVHYGKIAEIVKKTAKEFNLPYNEFETTRKAIIAHFKYLKEMGVKPVLQA from the coding sequence ATGACAAAATCAACAATCACATTTTCAAGAACAGATTCTGCTAAGTTTTTTAAGACTTTGAACAGTAGAGTCAATAATTATTTTAAAGAAAATAAAATTAATCGCTCAGGCAATTGGAAACTTTGGATTAAAACGATCGTTATGTTTTCGATTTTTTTAGTGCCTTATTTTTTGATACTTACAATCGATATGCCGGGATGGTTACAAATCTTGTTTACGGTTGTGATGGGCGTTGGCATGGCTGGCGTTGGCATGAATGTGATGCATGATGGGAATCATGGTTCGTTTTCAAATAAATCATGGATTAACAACATTATGGGAGGTAGTATTTATATCCTTGCAGGAAATGTTTACAATTGGAAAGTGCAACACAATGTACTGCACCATACTTATACCAACATTCCTGGACATGACGAAGATTTAGATGCGGGTCGTGTACTGCGATTTACCAAAAGCACCGAGTGGAAACGCCACCATAAATTTCAACATATTTACTCTGTTTTGCTCTACGGTTTATTAACCATCAACTGGGCAATCACCACTGATTTTTTACAGATGAAACGCTATATGAAACGCAAACTTTCTTATGGTAAATTTCCAAACCCATTCTTAAACTGGAGTACCTTAGTGGTTTCTAAAGTGATTTATTTAAGTTTATGGATTGTACTTCCAATGCTGATTTTAGACATGGCTTGGTACAAGGTTTTATTAGGATTCTTCGTCATGCATTACACGGCTGGACTGATTCTTAGTATGGTTTTCCAACTGGCACATATTATGGACGAGGCAGAAATGCCAATGCCAGAAACGAATGGTACAATGAAAAACACTTGGGCGATTCATCAGCTAAAAACGACAGTGAATTTTTCACCAAAAAACAAATTGGTAAACTGGTTTACAGGCGGATTAAATCACCAAGTTGAGCACCATATTTTTCCAAATATCTCACATGTTCATTATGGTAAAATCGCTGAAATTGTAAAGAAAACAGCAAAAGAATTTAATTTACCCTACAACGAGTTTGAAACAACTAGAAAAGCAATCATAGCTCATTTTAAATATTTAAAAGAAATGGGTGTAAAACCCGTATTACAAGCATAA
- a CDS encoding pyridoxal phosphate-dependent aminotransferase produces MNQLLSERILNMATSATLAMAAKARELKAEGKDIIGLSLGEPDFNTPEFIKDAAKTAIDEDYNSYTPVDGYAELKQAIITKFKRDNNISYQPSQIVVSTGAKQCLANVALVMLNEGDEVILPCPYWVSYADIVKLSDGVPVEVVTSIENDFKMTPQQLEAAITPKTKMIWFSSPCNPSGSVYSKSELRALADVLKNYPNIYIVSDEIYEHINFVGGHASMAEFEDMYDRTITINGVSKAFAMTGWRIGFLGAPEAIARACNKMQGQITSGANCIAQRAVITALEASPTKVQYMIDEFKVRRDLILGLLKDIDGFTCNTPEGAFYVFPDVTAFFGKTFNGTLIKNATDFSLYLLEAALVATVTGDAFGNPNCIRISYAASQDQIIEAVNRIKKAVS; encoded by the coding sequence ATGAACCAATTACTTTCTGAAAGAATTTTAAACATGGCCACGTCTGCGACCCTAGCGATGGCGGCCAAAGCAAGAGAACTAAAAGCCGAAGGCAAAGACATTATAGGATTAAGTTTGGGAGAACCCGACTTTAATACGCCAGAATTCATTAAAGACGCTGCCAAAACAGCGATTGATGAAGACTATAACTCCTACACGCCTGTAGATGGATATGCGGAATTGAAGCAAGCCATTATCACCAAGTTCAAGCGTGACAATAATATTAGTTACCAACCTTCTCAAATCGTGGTTTCAACGGGGGCAAAACAATGTTTGGCCAATGTAGCATTGGTCATGCTCAACGAAGGAGACGAGGTGATTTTACCCTGCCCTTACTGGGTAAGCTATGCGGATATCGTGAAATTATCCGATGGGGTGCCCGTAGAAGTTGTAACCTCTATTGAGAACGACTTTAAAATGACACCTCAACAATTAGAAGCTGCCATTACGCCAAAAACAAAAATGATTTGGTTTAGTTCCCCTTGCAATCCTAGTGGATCTGTTTACAGCAAATCTGAATTGCGAGCACTGGCAGATGTGTTGAAAAATTATCCAAATATTTACATCGTTTCAGATGAAATATATGAGCATATCAATTTTGTTGGAGGCCATGCAAGTATGGCTGAATTTGAAGATATGTACGACAGAACTATTACCATTAACGGGGTTTCAAAAGCCTTTGCAATGACGGGATGGCGTATTGGATTTCTTGGAGCTCCAGAAGCAATTGCACGTGCGTGTAACAAAATGCAAGGACAAATTACAAGTGGTGCCAATTGTATTGCACAACGTGCCGTAATTACGGCCTTAGAAGCATCGCCTACGAAAGTTCAGTATATGATTGACGAATTTAAAGTACGTCGTGATTTAATTCTTGGATTATTAAAAGATATTGATGGGTTTACATGCAACACACCAGAAGGTGCTTTTTATGTATTTCCAGATGTAACTGCCTTTTTTGGTAAAACATTTAATGGTACGCTTATTAAAAATGCCACTGACTTTTCATTGTATTTATTAGAAGCTGCCTTGGTTGCGACCGTCACAGGAGATGCATTTGGAAACCCAAACTGTATCCGTATTTCGTATGCTGCGTCTCAAGATCAAATTATTGAAGCGGTCAATCGTATTAAAAAAGCAGTGAGCTAA
- a CDS encoding TrkH family potassium uptake protein, protein MKLNYKIIFHFFGLLLLFNGGFMLLAALLSFCYKDGATFNLFLAGISVLLFGVLSMLCTKNHTKEMNKREGYLVVAFGWIVMTLSGTLPYLFTGAIPDFTNAIFETISGYTTTGSTILNDIESLPKGVLFWRSLTHWIGGMGIIVLAIAILPLLGIGGMQLFAAEAPGPSADKLHPRITDTAKRLWLIYFGYTAAETLFLSLAGMSFFDALNHSMSTLSTGGFSTKNASMAYWNDSPMIQYIIILFMFLAGTNFVLSYFAFKGNVSKVVRDEEFKLYFKFIVIFTLIVGGIIYYNSFLDSTSVFDHPMVWGIGEGSFRHALFQVVAIVTTTGFVTADYTLWAPFLLVFFFGLMFLGGSAGSTSGGVKLVRHLILLKNGFLEFKRSLHPSAILPVRYNNKSVSGEIVFNVLGFFILYMLSFIVGSLGFALLGLDFQSAIGVAASSLGNVGPALGEFGPSHNFFEMPAAGKWWAAFLMLIGRLELFTVLILFTPFFWRNR, encoded by the coding sequence ATGAAACTCAATTATAAAATTATATTTCACTTCTTTGGACTCTTGTTATTGTTCAATGGTGGCTTTATGTTGTTAGCAGCGCTCTTAAGTTTTTGTTACAAAGATGGTGCAACTTTTAATTTATTTCTAGCAGGTATTTCTGTGTTGCTGTTTGGAGTATTATCCATGCTTTGTACTAAGAATCACACCAAAGAAATGAACAAACGTGAGGGGTATTTGGTAGTCGCTTTCGGATGGATTGTGATGACCTTGTCCGGAACACTTCCATACCTGTTTACAGGCGCAATTCCAGATTTCACAAATGCTATTTTCGAAACGATTTCGGGGTATACCACTACGGGTTCTACCATATTAAATGATATAGAATCACTTCCAAAAGGCGTGTTGTTCTGGAGAAGTTTAACCCATTGGATCGGGGGGATGGGAATTATTGTATTAGCCATTGCAATTTTACCACTTTTAGGAATCGGAGGGATGCAGCTTTTTGCAGCAGAAGCTCCTGGGCCGAGTGCCGATAAATTGCACCCTAGAATCACGGATACTGCCAAACGATTGTGGCTTATTTATTTTGGATATACAGCCGCCGAAACCTTGTTTCTGTCGCTAGCAGGCATGTCCTTTTTTGATGCGCTTAACCATTCTATGAGTACGCTCTCTACAGGAGGGTTTTCAACCAAAAATGCAAGTATGGCGTATTGGAATGATTCGCCGATGATACAGTATATCATTATCCTATTCATGTTTTTGGCGGGAACCAATTTCGTGCTGAGTTATTTCGCATTCAAAGGAAATGTAAGCAAAGTTGTAAGGGACGAAGAATTCAAATTATATTTTAAATTTATAGTAATTTTCACACTAATTGTTGGTGGAATTATTTATTACAATTCTTTCTTAGATAGCACTTCAGTATTCGACCATCCCATGGTTTGGGGCATTGGTGAAGGCTCTTTTAGACACGCACTTTTTCAAGTGGTAGCGATTGTCACCACTACGGGATTTGTAACAGCAGATTACACCTTATGGGCACCGTTTTTGCTTGTATTCTTCTTTGGTTTGATGTTTTTAGGAGGTTCCGCCGGAAGTACTTCTGGGGGGGTAAAATTAGTTCGACACCTTATTCTTCTGAAAAATGGTTTTTTAGAGTTTAAACGCTCTCTGCATCCAAGTGCAATTTTGCCTGTTCGCTACAATAACAAATCTGTTTCAGGAGAAATCGTGTTTAATGTGCTTGGGTTTTTTATACTCTATATGTTATCCTTTATTGTGGGATCTTTAGGGTTTGCGCTTTTGGGTCTCGACTTTCAATCCGCTATTGGTGTTGCTGCCTCCAGTTTAGGGAACGTTGGACCCGCTCTCGGAGAGTTTGGCCCATCTCATAACTTTTTTGAAATGCCTGCTGCTGGAAAATGGTGGGCTGCTTTCTTAATGCTTATAGGTCGATTGGAATTATTTACAGTCCTTATTCTATTCACCCCTTTCTTCTGGAGAAACAGATAA